In Arachis hypogaea cultivar Tifrunner chromosome 17, arahy.Tifrunner.gnm2.J5K5, whole genome shotgun sequence, a single window of DNA contains:
- the LOC112764583 gene encoding rust resistance kinase Lr10-like, with translation MLNNSQGNGEELVNEVGIIGRIPHVNIVRLIGFCADGFRRALVYEFLPNSSLQKFINSPDNKQNFLGWKKLQEIALDVAKGIEYLHQGCDQRILHFDIKPQNVLLDHNFTPKICDFGLAKLCSKDQSVMSMTAARGTLGYIAPEVFSRNFGNVSYKYDVYSYGMMLLETIGGKKITEDIEENSSHVYYPEWMHSILEETDEIRIHIEDEEDAKIAKKLATVGLWCIQWHAVDRPSMQTVLQMLEGDQDTLAIPPNPFASTGPSRKYAKISVPARQITQDLEVIQELD, from the coding sequence ATGCTGAATAATTCCCAGGGGAATGGGGAGGAGTTGGTCAATGAAGTTGGTATAATTGGTAGAATCCCCCATGTCAATATTGTCCGGTTGATTGGTTTCTGTGCTGATGGGTTCAGAAGAGCTCTTGTCTATGAGTTCTTGCCAAATTCTTCACTCCAGAAGTTCATAAATTCGCCCGACAACAAGCAAAACTTTTTGGGCTGGAAGAAGTTGCAAGAGATTGCTCTAGATGTAGCTAAAGGAATTGAGTATCTTCACCAAGGTTGTGATCAACGCATTCTCCATTTTGATATCAAACCTCAAAATGTGTTGCTAGATCACAACTTTACTCCAAAAATTTGTGATTTCGGTCTAGCTAAATTATGTTCCAAGGATCAAAGTGTAATGTCAATGACAGCAGCTAGAGGAACTTTGGGGTACATTGCGCCCGAAGTTTTCTCAAGAAACTTTGGAAATGTATCTTACAAGTATGATGTTTACAGTTATGGAATGATGCTGCTAGAAACAATTGGAGGGAAGAAGATCACAGAGGATATAGAAGAAAACAGTAGCCATGTTTACTATCCAGAATGGATGCATAGTATTTTAGAAGAGACTGATGAAATCAGAATTCatattgaagatgaagaagatgctAAAATTGCTAAGAAACTAGCAACAGTGGGACTTTGGTGCATCCAATGGCATGCAGTGGATCGACCATCAATGCAGACAGTGCTTCAAATGTTGGAGGGAGACCAAGACACATTAGCAATACCTCCTAATCCTTTTGCTTCCACAGGGCCTTCAAGAAAATATGCTAAAATTAGTGTGCCTGCAAGACAAATTACCCAAGATTTAGAAGTGATCCAAGAGTTAGATTAA